The following are encoded together in the Flavihumibacter fluvii genome:
- a CDS encoding dihydrolipoamide acetyltransferase family protein yields MIEFYMPSLGADMEAGTLSTWLVKPGDTVKRGDIIAQVETQKGLIDIEVFDEGVIDQLVIKEDQKVPVGTLLARIKPSKETEEQPIEKKPVELPAKKIVTEGVRASPLAKRIAAEKGIDLNSIKGTGEGGAITKDDVENVLGKGDITGNIRLAVAAAMSKSNREIPHYYLETKMDMRNALAWLTNENKNRPVKKRLLPVALLIKAVAKALLEVPELNAYWNNGLQLQKDIHIGFVVSLHNGGVMIPAIHNVSVKKIDEVMETLSDIIPRARALKLRSSELSDSTITVTSLGEGSVETVFGIIYPPQVAIIGFGCILEQPWAEDGMLDVRPVMSVTLSADHRATDGHTGSLFLQSLKKILQNPEEL; encoded by the coding sequence ATGATTGAGTTTTACATGCCCAGCCTTGGGGCCGATATGGAAGCCGGCACATTAAGTACGTGGCTGGTGAAACCTGGAGATACGGTAAAGCGTGGTGATATCATTGCGCAGGTGGAAACGCAAAAGGGATTGATTGATATTGAAGTTTTTGATGAAGGGGTAATTGATCAGTTAGTTATTAAAGAAGACCAGAAAGTTCCTGTTGGTACTTTATTGGCCAGGATTAAACCATCGAAAGAAACTGAAGAACAACCAATTGAAAAAAAACCTGTAGAGCTTCCTGCCAAAAAGATTGTTACTGAAGGGGTACGGGCCTCTCCATTGGCAAAAAGAATAGCTGCGGAAAAAGGCATTGACCTTAACAGCATCAAAGGGACAGGTGAGGGCGGTGCTATTACAAAAGATGATGTTGAAAACGTCCTGGGTAAAGGGGATATTACAGGAAATATTCGTTTGGCAGTAGCTGCGGCTATGAGTAAATCAAACCGCGAGATCCCACACTATTACCTTGAAACAAAAATGGATATGCGGAATGCCCTGGCCTGGCTTACCAATGAGAATAAGAACAGGCCAGTTAAAAAGCGACTCCTGCCTGTTGCACTATTAATTAAAGCTGTAGCAAAAGCCTTACTTGAAGTTCCCGAACTGAATGCCTATTGGAATAATGGCTTGCAGTTACAAAAGGATATCCATATTGGCTTTGTGGTTTCCCTGCACAATGGCGGGGTGATGATACCCGCGATCCATAACGTTTCTGTTAAAAAGATTGATGAGGTAATGGAAACTTTGTCGGATATTATTCCCAGGGCGCGGGCCCTTAAACTCCGTAGTTCCGAACTAAGTGATTCAACAATTACAGTTACCAGTTTAGGTGAAGGCAGCGTGGAAACAGTTTTCGGGATTATATATCCGCCTCAGGTAGCTATTATTGGTTTTGGTTGTATCCTTGAACAACCATGGGCGGAAGACGGCATGTTGGATGTTCGGCCGGTTATGTCAGTTACTCTCTCAGCCGACCACCGGGCAACCGATGGCCATACAGGCAGCTTATTTCTGCAGTCGCTTAAAAAGATATTACAAAACCCCGAAGAACTATGA
- a CDS encoding acyl carrier protein translates to MNESEIKSIIVTLLKSVAPDSSPELLKPDDDIRQGLDMDSFDALQFIVALDERLGVEIPEEDYGKITTLSKLLDYLKGKIK, encoded by the coding sequence ATGAATGAATCGGAAATAAAATCCATTATTGTCACGCTGCTTAAAAGTGTTGCGCCAGACAGCAGCCCGGAATTATTAAAACCTGATGATGATATTCGCCAGGGCCTTGATATGGATTCCTTTGATGCTTTACAATTCATTGTTGCTCTGGATGAACGGCTCGGTGTAGAAATACCTGAAGAAGATTATGGGAAAATAACTACGCTGAGCAAACTGTTGGATTACCTGAAAGGCAAAATAAAATAA
- a CDS encoding SGNH/GDSL hydrolase family protein, with protein sequence MRNSILVCLLLFLGICGQCQPNYSGKPFPAKVKRILFLGNSITYKGDYITDIEAYIILHFPKKQYEFINVGLPSETVSGLSEVGHADGAFPRPDLHERLARVLALTKPDLVFANYGMNDGIYQPLDDRRFQLFREGITWLHDYVIKFGAKIIHLTPPIYDEKKGGVKGYNKVLDAYSNWLMSQRDSLGWEVADIHFPMLEFQLQRQVADPDFSLAGDGVHPDEMGHWIMAKQVLLYLEPNNDLIAADGIKSLMAKNKNGLQIFSLINERQQMMKDAWLTATRHTRPGMNSGMPLDDAKKEAIKIENLIRELLLEKN encoded by the coding sequence ATGAGAAATAGTATCCTGGTTTGTTTATTACTTTTTTTGGGTATATGTGGCCAATGCCAGCCAAATTATAGTGGTAAACCTTTTCCGGCAAAAGTAAAACGCATTCTTTTCCTGGGTAACAGCATTACTTATAAAGGCGATTATATTACAGATATTGAGGCATATATTATCCTGCATTTTCCGAAAAAGCAATATGAATTTATTAATGTGGGATTGCCGAGTGAAACGGTATCCGGGCTATCAGAGGTGGGGCATGCAGATGGAGCGTTTCCACGACCTGATTTGCATGAAAGACTGGCCAGGGTTTTAGCGCTCACGAAACCCGATCTGGTATTTGCTAATTATGGGATGAATGATGGCATTTACCAGCCATTAGATGATCGCAGGTTTCAGTTATTCAGGGAGGGGATCACCTGGCTGCACGATTATGTAATTAAGTTTGGTGCAAAGATCATTCACCTTACCCCACCCATTTATGATGAAAAGAAAGGGGGTGTGAAGGGGTATAATAAAGTACTTGATGCTTATTCCAACTGGCTTATGAGCCAGCGGGACTCATTGGGTTGGGAAGTGGCAGATATTCACTTTCCCATGTTGGAATTTCAGTTACAAAGGCAGGTAGCGGACCCTGATTTCAGTCTGGCTGGAGATGGTGTGCATCCTGATGAGATGGGGCATTGGATCATGGCTAAACAAGTGTTACTTTACCTGGAACCAAATAATGACCTAATCGCAGCAGATGGGATTAAGTCTCTAATGGCGAAAAACAAGAATGGACTGCAAATTTTTTCGCTTATCAATGAACGCCAACAAATGATGAAAGATGCCTGGCTTACTGCCACCAGGCATACCCGGCCGGGTATGAATTCAGGTATGCCCTTAGATGATGCAAAAAAAGAAGCCATAAAAATTGAAAACCTGATCAGGGAACTATTGTTGGAAAAGAACTAA
- a CDS encoding flavin monoamine oxidase family protein has translation MYDAIIIGAGYAGLSAARQLKRTGKNILVLEARERVGGRIHTQFLNDGNYADIGGQWIGATQNRMYELAREYGIDTFPTYDSGKSSLYAKEKIKLYKGIIPPLPLFALLNLDGAIKKINRLSKTIDLDRPWISPNAAVLDKMTLSEWLDRHLKNEKARQLFTVAAEAIFATDATTISMLHVLFYTKSGKDFDTLMNIKKGAQQDRLKGGAQSIALQMAGELTDCIQFNKAVTHIDQSGETVLAGGDGFSFTAKKIILAVPPAVARKIIFSQELPEQKKLFLHQNFMGSVIKCYAVYPTPFWRQQGKNGLCAAPGQPISVTFDNSPADGNKGILMGFALAESARNLLLLSEQERRKIVLSNFAAYFGTEAASPELYLDKSFTEEPWSMGCYAGMMPVNGWTVSGPAARSITGHIHWAGTETATQWNGYMEGAVRSGERAAAEVRQVI, from the coding sequence ATGTACGATGCAATAATCATTGGTGCCGGGTATGCTGGTTTATCAGCAGCAAGGCAACTCAAAAGGACAGGTAAAAACATTCTTGTACTGGAAGCCCGTGAAAGAGTAGGTGGCCGTATCCATACGCAGTTTTTAAACGATGGTAATTATGCAGATATTGGCGGCCAATGGATTGGCGCTACACAAAACCGAATGTATGAATTAGCCCGGGAATATGGTATTGATACATTTCCCACCTATGATAGTGGTAAAAGCAGTTTGTATGCCAAAGAGAAAATAAAATTGTACAAAGGTATCATCCCGCCACTTCCGCTGTTTGCCTTATTGAACCTGGATGGAGCCATAAAAAAAATAAACAGGCTGAGTAAAACAATTGACCTCGATCGGCCCTGGATTTCGCCTAATGCTGCTGTATTGGACAAAATGACTCTTTCGGAATGGTTGGACCGCCACCTGAAAAATGAAAAAGCCAGGCAATTATTTACCGTAGCAGCAGAAGCAATCTTCGCAACAGATGCTACTACTATTTCAATGTTACATGTGCTTTTTTACACTAAAAGCGGAAAAGATTTTGATACCCTGATGAATATTAAAAAAGGCGCACAACAAGATCGGCTGAAAGGTGGCGCGCAAAGCATAGCCCTTCAAATGGCCGGAGAATTAACAGATTGCATTCAATTTAATAAAGCAGTTACCCATATTGATCAATCAGGAGAGACCGTGTTGGCAGGAGGGGATGGATTTTCTTTTACAGCAAAAAAAATCATCTTGGCTGTTCCGCCGGCAGTTGCGCGGAAAATCATTTTTTCACAGGAATTGCCTGAACAAAAGAAATTATTCCTGCACCAGAATTTCATGGGTTCAGTAATTAAATGTTATGCGGTCTATCCCACCCCTTTCTGGCGGCAACAAGGTAAGAATGGATTATGTGCAGCACCCGGGCAACCCATTTCCGTAACATTCGATAATTCTCCTGCTGATGGTAATAAAGGAATATTAATGGGATTTGCCCTTGCTGAAAGTGCCAGGAACTTATTATTGCTTTCTGAACAGGAACGGAGGAAAATAGTGCTAAGCAATTTCGCTGCGTATTTTGGGACAGAAGCCGCGTCGCCGGAACTGTATCTTGATAAAAGTTTTACTGAAGAACCCTGGAGCATGGGCTGTTATGCCGGCATGATGCCCGTTAATGGATGGACCGTGTCAGGCCCGGCAGCCCGAAGCATAACCGGGCATATTCATTGGGCCGGAACCGAAACTGCCACACAGTGGAACGGCTATATGGAGGGTGCAGTACGCAGCGGGGAAAGGGCAGCAGCAGAGGTCCGGCAGGTCATTTAG
- a CDS encoding MlaD family protein: protein MAKRLMENSKLGIFVLSGLLFLVLLLYMIGRNQSMFGSTYTLKVEFENIQGLTVGNNIRVSGIEAGTVKKIIILNDTTIDVTMLIDKKMKNIIRKNAIVSIGTEGLVGNKVLNIVPNRQPAELAEDGDYLVSKKIMDASEMMETLSKTNADVAIIASELKYTIQRINSSSALWKLLNDTTIPKQLRQSVTNIRAATGKANEMANNLNAIITDVKNGKGSAGAILTDTALAYNLNEAVLKIHAVGVQADSLAREINKMVAGIETDINSGKGTLNMLLKDTATAAKLNKSLDNIQKGTDGFNQNMEALKHSTLFRGYFRKQEKKNAAGKN from the coding sequence ATGGCAAAGCGATTAATGGAAAATTCAAAATTGGGCATTTTTGTGCTTTCAGGCTTGTTATTCCTCGTGCTCCTGCTGTATATGATCGGTCGTAACCAAAGCATGTTTGGTTCTACTTATACATTAAAAGTAGAATTTGAAAATATACAGGGATTGACGGTGGGAAATAATATCCGTGTATCGGGTATTGAAGCTGGTACTGTGAAAAAAATCATTATCCTGAATGATACCACTATTGACGTAACAATGCTCATTGACAAGAAAATGAAGAACATTATCCGGAAAAATGCTATAGTTTCAATAGGCACGGAAGGACTGGTTGGTAACAAGGTCTTGAATATCGTACCCAACCGGCAACCTGCAGAACTGGCAGAAGACGGGGATTACCTGGTCTCTAAAAAAATAATGGATGCCTCTGAAATGATGGAGACCCTATCCAAAACCAATGCTGACGTTGCAATCATTGCTTCGGAATTAAAATACACCATACAGCGCATTAATTCAAGCAGTGCATTATGGAAGTTGCTGAATGATACCACTATCCCAAAACAGTTGCGTCAATCAGTAACCAATATTAGGGCTGCGACCGGCAAGGCAAATGAAATGGCCAATAACTTAAATGCTATTATAACCGATGTTAAAAATGGGAAAGGATCGGCTGGTGCTATTTTAACCGATACAGCATTAGCATATAACCTGAACGAAGCCGTGCTGAAAATTCATGCAGTTGGTGTACAAGCTGATTCCCTGGCCAGGGAGATCAACAAAATGGTTGCAGGTATAGAAACAGATATCAATTCCGGCAAAGGCACATTGAATATGTTGTTGAAAGATACCGCAACCGCTGCAAAACTTAATAAAAGTCTTGATAATATTCAAAAAGGAACTGATGGATTCAACCAAAATATGGAAGCGCTAAAACACAGCACCCTGTTTAGGGGTTATTTCAGGAAACAGGAAAAAAAGAATGCAGCCGGAAAAAATTAG
- a CDS encoding MlaE family ABC transporter permease translates to MPIAQAFKLFITEAGDISRFTARFFRQGFKPRYEFNELLRQCFVIGYKSLPLVGLTAFILGLVLTMQLRPSMIDYGVESQLPAIVGIAIVREIGPVIVALIFAGKIGSSIGAELGSMKVTEQIDAMEVSGTNPFKYLVVTRVLAATLMLPVLVMLGDAVSLYGAYLGVNIRGNTSFYLYWKQVFDNLAFYDVLPAFIKSFFFGFAVAIIGCYKGYNSSKGTEGVGRSANSAVVVSSVMIFVIDLLAVQIADVFGFN, encoded by the coding sequence ATGCCAATTGCCCAGGCTTTTAAATTATTTATCACTGAGGCCGGAGATATTTCAAGGTTCACTGCCCGGTTCTTCAGGCAAGGTTTCAAACCGCGCTATGAATTCAATGAGCTCCTCAGGCAATGTTTTGTGATAGGGTATAAATCGCTTCCATTGGTTGGGCTAACCGCGTTTATCCTTGGCCTGGTACTTACCATGCAATTAAGGCCCTCCATGATTGATTATGGTGTTGAATCACAATTACCTGCTATTGTTGGTATTGCCATTGTACGCGAAATTGGTCCTGTGATCGTAGCACTGATCTTTGCCGGTAAAATAGGCAGTAGCATTGGGGCTGAACTGGGTTCCATGAAAGTCACCGAACAGATAGATGCCATGGAAGTAAGCGGCACCAATCCATTTAAATATTTAGTGGTGACAAGGGTGTTAGCGGCAACTTTAATGTTGCCTGTGCTGGTCATGCTGGGTGATGCCGTTTCTTTGTATGGCGCTTACCTGGGTGTAAATATCCGGGGTAATACCAGTTTCTATCTATATTGGAAGCAGGTCTTTGATAACCTGGCTTTTTATGATGTTTTACCGGCTTTCATAAAAAGTTTTTTCTTTGGATTCGCGGTAGCCATCATTGGCTGCTATAAAGGTTATAATAGCAGTAAGGGAACTGAAGGGGTTGGCCGTTCAGCCAATTCCGCTGTTGTAGTATCTTCTGTTATGATATTTGTGATTGATTTACTCGCCGTACAAATTGCTGATGTATTTGGATTTAATTAA
- a CDS encoding DUF5655 domain-containing protein: MHSCKIYPLDLHFKGKPKGELLYNSFKKAVKNTVGNFWIESLECCIHFVSPFAFAAIKIGTDKIIVDFSLNRKLESCRIIKNVQMSANRFLYMVELKNNEEINLELLEWIREAREKTIPKDH, translated from the coding sequence ATGCATTCCTGCAAAATTTATCCGCTGGACCTGCATTTCAAAGGAAAGCCCAAAGGGGAATTGTTGTACAATAGTTTCAAGAAAGCTGTAAAAAATACAGTCGGAAATTTTTGGATTGAATCATTGGAATGCTGCATTCATTTTGTAAGCCCTTTCGCCTTTGCAGCCATAAAAATAGGTACAGATAAAATCATTGTTGACTTTAGTTTGAACAGAAAATTAGAAAGTTGTCGAATTATCAAAAATGTACAAATGTCAGCTAATCGTTTCCTTTATATGGTTGAACTAAAGAATAATGAGGAGATCAATTTGGAACTGCTGGAGTGGATCCGGGAGGCCCGTGAAAAGACCATACCAAAGGATCATTAG
- a CDS encoding nitrilase-related carbon-nitrogen hydrolase → MKFLRIATMALLALLILWWAWSKAGRVDDSPLPSDTPAVPITVSSFGRADSADGNIIGMQPFLTAKNYANEAGFYRELAIYMTEAKQKGLLSDKTIVVFPEYIGSWLVAANEKTRVYDPSLSMTDALTLQVSSNLLQFIPAYLKSKSADKTKEAIFRMKQPEIGRIYQSVFSRLAREYGVTIVAGSAVLASPGISADGKIETGSGKLYNTSAVFAADGKVQSPLIRKIFPITDEQGFTCAADTAQSPVFSTPAGRLAVLVCADSWFPAAYQNLNDKADVIAIPSLGGVDSIWTASWNGYSGFPPPADVDTTGDYHHITEGDAWAKYAMARRAPAVGIHHGMNVFFTGKLWDMHPEGRVLILENDSLHVSSPAVQQGRITNLWFTRNK, encoded by the coding sequence ATGAAGTTCCTTCGAATAGCCACAATGGCCCTACTGGCCTTATTGATCCTTTGGTGGGCATGGTCAAAGGCTGGCCGTGTGGATGATTCTCCGCTCCCTTCGGATACGCCAGCTGTACCAATAACTGTTTCCAGTTTTGGCCGGGCTGATTCAGCAGATGGTAATATCATCGGCATGCAACCATTCCTTACGGCGAAAAATTATGCCAATGAAGCCGGCTTTTACCGGGAATTAGCTATATATATGACAGAAGCAAAACAAAAAGGCCTTTTATCGGATAAAACAATTGTGGTATTCCCGGAGTACATCGGTTCCTGGCTGGTTGCCGCGAATGAAAAGACCAGGGTCTACGATCCTTCGCTGAGCATGACGGATGCATTGACACTGCAGGTAAGCAGTAATCTATTGCAGTTCATTCCTGCCTATTTAAAAAGCAAATCTGCTGACAAAACCAAGGAAGCCATATTCCGGATGAAACAACCAGAAATTGGCCGTATTTATCAATCAGTGTTCAGCAGGCTGGCCAGGGAATATGGCGTAACCATCGTTGCAGGTTCGGCTGTCCTTGCATCGCCGGGCATATCAGCAGATGGCAAAATAGAAACAGGATCCGGAAAACTATACAATACTTCTGCTGTTTTTGCAGCCGATGGGAAAGTCCAGTCTCCACTGATCAGAAAAATATTTCCTATCACCGATGAGCAGGGCTTTACCTGTGCTGCCGACACCGCACAATCACCTGTTTTTTCAACCCCTGCCGGCAGGCTCGCCGTATTAGTTTGCGCTGACTCCTGGTTTCCTGCTGCTTACCAAAACCTGAATGACAAGGCTGATGTAATTGCCATCCCTTCGCTGGGTGGCGTTGATTCCATATGGACCGCCTCCTGGAATGGATATAGCGGATTTCCTCCTCCGGCAGATGTTGATACTACCGGGGATTATCACCACATCACTGAAGGAGATGCCTGGGCAAAATATGCTATGGCCAGGAGGGCGCCGGCAGTTGGCATCCACCATGGAATGAACGTTTTCTTTACGGGAAAACTTTGGGACATGCATCCGGAGGGGCGCGTACTGATCCTTGAAAATGATTCCCTGCATGTAAGCAGTCCGGCTGTTCAACAAGGCCGCATTACAAATCTTTGGTTCACGCGAAACAAATAA
- a CDS encoding ABC transporter ATP-binding protein has product MVFAEKSPESTGKPADVSPVLSIRNLNKSFGSNHVLVDFNLDVNKGESVVVLGKSGSGKSVLIKCIIGLLQPDSGSIIMLRENITDLKEDELDKVRAKVGFLFQSNALYDSMTVRENLEFPLRRHWIQVSQDEVNQMVTEALEDVGLAHTIDMMPVELSGGMRKRIALARTLILKPQIILYDEPTTGLDPITSKEIIELMITIQQKYGTTSLIISHDMTCVRMASNKVVILLDGKCYASGTFTELQKNTDPRIKQFFE; this is encoded by the coding sequence ATGGTATTTGCAGAAAAATCGCCAGAATCAACAGGAAAGCCAGCAGACGTATCCCCTGTACTGTCAATCCGGAACCTGAATAAATCATTTGGGAGCAACCATGTATTGGTTGATTTTAACCTGGATGTCAATAAAGGGGAAAGTGTGGTTGTATTGGGAAAATCGGGTTCAGGAAAATCTGTTCTGATCAAATGCATCATCGGTCTGTTACAACCCGATAGCGGTTCTATCATCATGTTAAGGGAAAATATAACCGACCTGAAAGAAGATGAATTAGATAAAGTAAGGGCGAAAGTGGGGTTTTTGTTCCAGAGTAATGCACTATACGATTCCATGACTGTGCGCGAAAATCTGGAATTCCCACTCCGACGGCACTGGATCCAGGTTAGCCAGGATGAGGTTAACCAAATGGTAACTGAGGCACTCGAAGATGTTGGATTAGCCCATACTATTGATATGATGCCCGTTGAGTTATCAGGAGGCATGCGTAAAAGAATTGCACTGGCGCGAACATTAATACTTAAGCCCCAGATCATTTTGTATGATGAACCTACGACCGGACTGGACCCTATCACCAGTAAGGAAATCATTGAACTGATGATAACGATCCAGCAAAAATACGGCACTACATCACTGATCATTTCGCATGATATGACCTGCGTGAGGATGGCAAGCAATAAAGTAGTTATTTTGCTGGATGGTAAGTGTTATGCCAGTGGTACATTTACGGAATTACAAAAAAATACGGATCCCAGGATAAAACAATTTTTTGAATAA
- a CDS encoding alpha-ketoacid dehydrogenase subunit beta has translation MDDIGTIKITYREAIKQAIREVLQKDERSFLLGEDVGRYGGAFAVSKGLLQEFGPDRIMDVPLSESGFVGAGIGAALNGMRPIVEVMTVNFSLLAMDQIVNNAATLCHMSGGQLNVPVVIRMGCGIGRQLAAQHSHSWEPLFAHIPGLKVLSAGTHEDARGMLPAAMKEEDPVIIFEYTYMLNLEADLPSNPESVNTRLPKVRLEGTDITVITYGAAVYKVLDAAYDLAKAGIVAEVIDLRVLRPLELDAVYTSVTKTHRVLIVEEAWRSIGIGAEISARIMENCFYELDAPVQRLCGVEVPIPYPKHLEDAAVPQKDDIISLVKKILRHD, from the coding sequence ATGGATGATATCGGTACTATAAAGATTACATACAGGGAGGCCATTAAACAGGCTATCCGGGAAGTTTTGCAAAAAGATGAAAGATCATTTTTATTGGGCGAGGATGTTGGTCGTTACGGCGGCGCATTTGCAGTCAGTAAAGGCTTGCTTCAGGAATTCGGCCCCGATCGAATCATGGATGTACCCCTTTCAGAATCCGGATTTGTGGGTGCGGGTATTGGAGCAGCCTTAAATGGTATGCGGCCAATCGTAGAAGTGATGACCGTCAATTTCAGTTTGCTGGCCATGGACCAGATCGTGAACAATGCAGCAACCTTATGCCATATGTCAGGCGGTCAGTTGAATGTGCCCGTGGTCATCCGGATGGGTTGCGGCATCGGTCGGCAGCTGGCGGCACAGCATTCGCACAGTTGGGAGCCATTGTTTGCGCATATACCGGGACTTAAAGTATTATCTGCAGGCACCCATGAAGATGCCCGTGGTATGCTGCCAGCTGCTATGAAGGAAGAGGATCCGGTAATCATTTTTGAGTATACCTATATGCTGAATCTGGAAGCGGACTTGCCTTCGAACCCGGAGTCAGTGAATACCAGGCTTCCTAAAGTTCGGCTGGAAGGAACAGACATAACGGTCATTACATACGGCGCTGCGGTCTATAAAGTGTTGGATGCCGCATATGACCTGGCCAAGGCGGGTATTGTAGCGGAAGTGATCGATTTAAGGGTTTTACGTCCTTTGGAACTGGATGCCGTATACACTTCCGTAACAAAGACACATCGTGTATTGATAGTTGAAGAAGCCTGGCGGTCTATTGGTATAGGCGCTGAAATCTCAGCCCGCATTATGGAAAATTGCTTTTATGAATTGGATGCACCAGTCCAAAGGTTATGCGGTGTTGAAGTGCCAATTCCATATCCAAAACATTTGGAAGATGCTGCTGTGCCGCAAAAAGATGATATTATTTCACTGGTAAAAAAAATTCTCCGGCATGATTGA
- the pdhA gene encoding pyruvate dehydrogenase (acetyl-transferring) E1 component subunit alpha, whose product MDNKIDLLYTMMLIRRFEEACAEMYTKSRIRGFLHLYIGEEAVATGIIKSLSLTDNVLCTYREHGHALARGIDGGVIMAEMFGKVEGCSRGRGGSMHLFESRFRFFGGNAIVAGHLPVAVGMALADKKQKNDHITCCFFGEGAAAEGEFHEAMNLAALWNVPVLFVCENNLYAMGTAIRFSHAVVDLEKKGPAYGIETAVVDGMDVLAVEVAALKAVSIVRETGKPYFLVCNTYRFRAHSMFDAELYRDKAEVEEWKKKDPIEKQRQVLIGLNAMTQSDIMDLEKKVDAEVAKSVDFAENGKLEPVEELTKFVYSEIKP is encoded by the coding sequence ATGGATAACAAAATCGACCTGTTGTATACAATGATGCTGATCAGGCGCTTTGAAGAAGCCTGTGCAGAAATGTACACCAAATCCAGGATCCGTGGTTTCCTGCATTTGTATATTGGTGAAGAAGCAGTTGCAACAGGCATCATAAAATCGCTATCACTAACTGATAATGTATTGTGTACCTACCGTGAGCATGGCCATGCGTTAGCGCGTGGTATTGATGGCGGCGTGATCATGGCAGAAATGTTTGGGAAAGTGGAAGGTTGCAGCCGGGGTAGGGGCGGGTCAATGCACCTGTTTGAAAGCAGGTTCAGGTTCTTTGGCGGTAACGCTATTGTTGCCGGTCATTTGCCGGTTGCAGTAGGCATGGCTTTGGCGGATAAAAAACAGAAAAATGACCATATTACCTGTTGCTTTTTTGGGGAAGGCGCAGCTGCGGAGGGTGAATTTCATGAAGCAATGAACCTTGCCGCGTTGTGGAATGTGCCGGTATTATTTGTTTGTGAGAATAACCTTTATGCAATGGGTACGGCCATTCGTTTTTCACACGCGGTGGTTGATCTTGAGAAAAAGGGGCCTGCTTACGGTATAGAAACAGCGGTTGTGGATGGTATGGATGTGTTGGCTGTTGAGGTTGCCGCTTTAAAGGCGGTTTCTATAGTCAGGGAAACTGGCAAACCTTATTTTCTGGTCTGCAATACATATCGTTTCCGTGCCCACAGCATGTTTGATGCAGAACTGTACCGCGACAAAGCAGAAGTTGAGGAGTGGAAAAAAAAGGACCCCATAGAAAAACAACGACAAGTATTGATCGGCCTCAATGCGATGACTCAATCGGATATTATGGATTTGGAAAAAAAGGTAGATGCTGAAGTCGCGAAATCAGTTGACTTTGCTGAAAACGGAAAATTGGAACCAGTAGAAGAACTTACAAAATTTGTTTACAGTGAAATTAAACCCTGA